A part of Tessaracoccus timonensis genomic DNA contains:
- the nudC gene encoding NAD(+) diphosphatase, whose translation MDWAQPSALDRTPNPALPSEVHEVSDDGRVALEPLADAQPKDTDVLVGAVDGIRWFARYSPEPVGPTVTFRELPDDVVATASALVRWHTEAVACECCNGTTQPSEGGQRRRCTTCGHLMFFRTDPAVIVAITDPDDRILLARHVKWPKGRVSVIAGFVEIGESLEQACAREASEEVALSLHSIRYFGSQPWPFPRSLMLGFTARTDHPEEVRPDGQEIAEASFLTREELASRIADHSITLPGTASIGRALIDSWLQR comes from the coding sequence ATGGACTGGGCACAGCCATCTGCGTTGGATCGCACACCCAACCCAGCGCTTCCAAGCGAAGTGCACGAGGTGAGCGACGACGGGCGCGTGGCCCTCGAGCCACTGGCAGATGCGCAGCCAAAGGATACCGACGTGCTCGTCGGGGCTGTTGACGGCATCCGATGGTTCGCCCGGTACTCCCCGGAACCAGTGGGTCCCACCGTGACGTTCCGGGAGCTACCCGACGATGTCGTGGCCACCGCGTCGGCGCTCGTGCGCTGGCACACTGAGGCGGTTGCGTGCGAGTGCTGCAACGGGACGACGCAACCCTCGGAAGGGGGCCAGCGACGCCGGTGCACTACGTGCGGGCACCTGATGTTTTTCCGAACGGACCCGGCGGTGATCGTCGCCATCACCGACCCCGACGACCGCATCTTGCTCGCCAGGCACGTCAAGTGGCCGAAGGGGAGGGTGTCCGTGATTGCCGGATTCGTGGAGATAGGAGAGTCTCTGGAGCAGGCCTGCGCACGCGAAGCGAGCGAAGAAGTTGCGCTCAGTTTGCACAGCATCCGTTACTTCGGCAGCCAGCCATGGCCCTTTCCCCGCTCGCTCATGCTTGGGTTCACCGCACGCACCGATCATCCTGAGGAAGTACGTCCCGATGGGCAGGAAATAGCGGAGGCCAGCTTCCTCACCAGGGAGGAGCTGGCCTCACGCATCGCAGATCATTCGATCACGCTGCCTGGCACGGCATCCATCGGTCGGGCGCTGATCGACAGCTGGTTGCAGCGCTAA
- a CDS encoding ATP-dependent DNA helicase: MENTDQLCDALGIHLSDEQLAAVTAPLAPGVIVAGAGTGKTTVMAARVVWLVGTGQVRADEVLGLTFTRKAAGELGERVLEALERAGLRTTGADEGIPSTSTYDSFAARIVAEHSLRAGIDDAPMLVAGATSARLMHHVVARSMGPYPALAEYSMPTIIERALKLDAAMRSNLVEAQEVRRFTEDARAQFLAAPGHGKQRPKPYKSMTRAADRCTERLELLRIVEEYRAYKRELQVAEFSDQLAAAAQLALEVPAVGEAMRSQYAVVLLDEYQDTSSAQAALLKALFAGHPVTAVGDPYQAIYGWRGAAASNIPEFQNEFGAATAHALSVNRRSHTSILTVGNRLASTIPGDEGIELRAPAGTQAGTVETIRFDTEDEELDAIADHILQLQDTCDWKHIAVLSRRRSLLAAMHQRLHARGVPTEIVGLGGLLWLPEIVPIVAMLRLLVDPLDNPSLATLLTGPRWNLPFPDLELLGWHAVRLADGGEPCLLEAVEHRPEGLTDTGARELTSFMHMFSRLRNHAAEPVNDLLMHVIRALGIEEELRARSLPTDQLDAFIAACGDRPIIAGDASLAGLVAFLDAEASDGEGLEQAVISESNSVKLATVHAAKGLEWDHVFLPALNEGVFPSINKGGNWVSRAELLPSPLRGDAHSIPQLGEYSDAALKQYGEELKEEHEHGEDRLAYVAATRARTRLVATCHRWANQAKRERQPSRYFLVCEDEARHAGTAVDATTGCDNPGLDVSVAFAWPAPRDEDDQERQSQAALLVRAAAQHSGTEDWVLESGRIADEEQRQFQLWDESAAHVLSRQQRREIRLPQGLSATQLMQLRDDPQALAEQLVRRMPRKPSSAASLGTAFHDWVQRRFEMPSGFDEFERQPPALQTLIDAFERGRFANRTPLACEVPFSMVVGGFQIRGRMDAVYRWEGEFDELVVDWKTFDAPADELQLAVYRRAWAEARRIALERVGAAFYHVPSDRLVFASAPPELVDAAVQLQR, translated from the coding sequence ATGGAGAACACCGATCAACTCTGCGACGCGCTTGGCATCCATCTGAGCGATGAACAGCTTGCCGCCGTGACGGCACCGCTCGCGCCAGGCGTTATCGTCGCCGGTGCAGGGACGGGTAAGACGACGGTGATGGCAGCCCGCGTGGTGTGGTTGGTCGGCACTGGGCAGGTGCGCGCCGACGAGGTCCTCGGGCTCACGTTTACGCGCAAGGCTGCTGGCGAACTGGGGGAGCGCGTGCTGGAGGCTCTCGAACGAGCCGGGCTGCGTACGACGGGCGCGGATGAGGGCATTCCCAGCACTAGTACGTATGATTCGTTCGCCGCACGCATTGTCGCTGAGCACAGCCTGAGGGCGGGCATCGACGATGCCCCAATGCTGGTGGCAGGGGCTACGAGCGCGAGACTCATGCACCACGTCGTGGCGCGCTCCATGGGCCCCTATCCAGCACTAGCGGAATACTCAATGCCCACCATCATCGAACGCGCGCTGAAGCTCGATGCCGCGATGCGTTCCAACCTGGTGGAAGCACAGGAAGTACGGCGCTTCACGGAAGACGCGCGGGCTCAGTTCTTGGCCGCGCCGGGTCACGGCAAGCAGCGCCCAAAGCCGTACAAGTCCATGACGCGAGCTGCAGATCGCTGTACTGAGCGCCTCGAGTTGCTGCGCATCGTCGAGGAGTACCGCGCCTACAAGCGCGAATTGCAGGTCGCAGAGTTTTCTGACCAACTTGCCGCAGCCGCCCAGTTGGCGCTTGAGGTGCCGGCGGTGGGGGAAGCGATGCGCAGCCAATATGCCGTCGTGCTCTTGGACGAGTACCAAGACACATCGTCTGCTCAGGCAGCCTTGCTGAAGGCACTGTTCGCTGGCCACCCGGTCACCGCCGTCGGCGATCCGTACCAAGCAATCTACGGTTGGCGCGGAGCCGCCGCGAGCAATATCCCAGAGTTCCAGAACGAGTTCGGTGCCGCCACGGCGCACGCCCTATCAGTGAACCGCCGTAGCCACACCTCCATCCTCACGGTGGGTAACCGGCTCGCCTCCACCATTCCTGGAGATGAGGGCATCGAGCTCCGCGCACCCGCAGGCACCCAAGCAGGCACCGTCGAAACAATCCGGTTCGACACAGAAGACGAAGAACTCGACGCGATCGCCGACCACATCCTGCAGCTACAAGACACCTGCGATTGGAAGCACATCGCAGTGCTGTCTAGGCGCAGGAGCCTGCTCGCAGCAATGCATCAACGGCTGCACGCACGCGGTGTTCCGACGGAGATCGTCGGACTGGGCGGGTTGCTGTGGCTTCCCGAGATCGTGCCGATTGTCGCGATGCTTCGATTACTCGTCGACCCACTCGACAACCCATCGCTGGCGACGCTGCTTACCGGGCCTCGCTGGAATCTTCCGTTTCCTGATCTGGAGCTACTGGGGTGGCACGCTGTGCGGCTCGCAGATGGAGGAGAGCCCTGTCTCCTCGAAGCGGTAGAACATCGCCCCGAAGGGCTCACCGATACCGGAGCACGTGAACTGACTTCGTTCATGCATATGTTTTCCCGCTTGCGGAACCACGCAGCAGAACCGGTCAATGACCTGCTCATGCACGTCATCCGTGCGCTGGGCATCGAGGAGGAGCTGCGCGCGCGCAGCCTTCCGACGGATCAGCTCGATGCATTTATCGCTGCCTGCGGCGACAGGCCCATCATCGCCGGCGACGCGTCGCTCGCTGGGTTGGTTGCCTTCCTCGATGCGGAAGCCTCGGACGGTGAGGGCCTCGAGCAGGCGGTCATCTCCGAGTCCAACTCGGTGAAACTCGCGACGGTGCATGCTGCAAAGGGTCTTGAATGGGATCACGTGTTTCTCCCCGCACTGAACGAAGGTGTGTTTCCGTCGATCAATAAGGGCGGCAATTGGGTATCTCGCGCTGAGCTTCTTCCGAGTCCGTTACGTGGTGACGCCCACTCGATTCCTCAACTGGGCGAGTATTCCGACGCAGCGCTCAAACAGTACGGAGAGGAACTGAAAGAAGAGCACGAGCATGGAGAAGATCGTCTTGCCTACGTGGCTGCCACGAGGGCCAGAACACGGCTGGTGGCTACCTGCCATCGGTGGGCGAACCAGGCTAAGCGGGAGCGACAACCATCACGGTATTTCCTCGTCTGTGAGGACGAGGCGCGGCACGCAGGCACCGCGGTTGATGCCACCACAGGCTGTGACAATCCAGGACTGGACGTCAGTGTTGCATTCGCCTGGCCTGCACCACGCGACGAGGACGATCAGGAGCGACAGTCGCAGGCAGCACTGCTCGTGCGTGCCGCTGCGCAGCACAGCGGCACGGAAGACTGGGTGCTGGAATCGGGGAGGATCGCCGACGAAGAGCAGCGCCAGTTCCAGCTCTGGGATGAGTCTGCGGCTCACGTGCTGTCTCGGCAGCAGCGACGTGAAATTCGCCTTCCACAAGGGCTCTCGGCCACGCAACTCATGCAGTTGCGCGACGACCCGCAAGCATTAGCGGAACAACTGGTGCGTCGGATGCCACGGAAGCCATCCTCAGCGGCGTCGCTCGGCACGGCCTTCCACGACTGGGTGCAACGCCGGTTCGAGATGCCGAGCGGATTCGATGAGTTTGAGCGTCAACCGCCCGCGCTGCAAACCCTCATCGACGCCTTCGAACGCGGACGATTCGCCAACCGTACTCCGCTGGCGTGCGAGGTGCCCTTCTCGATGGTCGTTGGCGGCTTCCAGATCCGCGGTCGCATGGACGCCGTCTATCGCTGGGAAGGAGAGTTCGACGAGCTCGTCGTCGACTGGAAGACCTTCGACGCCCCCGCCGACGAGCTGCAGCTGGCGGTGTATCGTCGCGCTTGGGCTGAGGCGCGTAGAATCGCACTGGAACGCGTCGGAGCTGCGTTTTACCACGTACCTTCCGACCGGCTGGTGTTCGCGAGTGCCCCGCCGGAACTCGTCGACGCAGCCGTTCAGCTGCAACGTTAG
- a CDS encoding ATP-dependent DNA helicase, with the protein MWTLLPPQSVPRCELDDAQREASEPVAGVTCVLGGPGTGKTVTLIESVVRRVQEGASLSEIAVLAGSRQAAQQLRRTVIGRIGQAQTQPLFTTVHGLALGLLRLAEPSDELPWALLRAPEQEERIRDLLANGRASWPALLQPALETRGFARQLREVLARIRQRSLDEHDVARLAEERQSPTLAAIADFLDEYLAVGDLAQTLDYAELVYRTRLVLHDPAFSGMVREHIREVFVDDAHDLDPAQTALLGDLAMLGIPVTVFGDPDQVVSEFRGATAQGMLQLTELEPSRVMSLVHDHRHAVDVAESLNALRGRIAAATARAPLVPVRSEKGEICVELCSSESAEVAHVADGIRRVVASGASWSDIAVIARAGKAQLMPLTRALLRLGIPVEVAADELVLAEDEAVAALLAALCLAASSDAPTDDQARALALSPLVGLDAIALRRLERHIDGDGVWAKMLAAGPEGEWAIARSVADTVTNVSLGLQNGCSVADALWELWSCTNWPSVLQKAALDGNRQANHHLDAVVELFERAGHEPVLSGTPGVWKFARDLEGQEIPADTGRESRITGTGVFVTTAHRAKGREWQHVWVVGVQEGRWPQAAPGGQLLDPGHLLDGAPRTIAEHLQEERRLFYLACARACTSLHVSAVASSDLQPSRFLTELGEPLVEVTGYPARPLTAQALVGELRQALADPERSTVLRRGAAARLQHLAAEGIASANPANWWGAPQRPPLADYSVLRLSGSALEGILTCPRQYYLARRARAKRPSNQAASFGSLIHEVAQSAQTDNLDATGMRALLDERWSTVDFAAPWQEVSERVQAEEMIDRLAAWFPEQSATLLGVEQGFEARVEVEGREVLLHGFVDRLELMHTDEGPKLRILDFKTMRSKPPASSVAANVQLGLYQLAAQSGGFDALAPGVREVASAALVMLRIDAAGLPLVMEQSSLTAAPALPDEPLMVGPTWMHDRIASAKAVLELGEFPATPGDACRMCEFRSDCPAIQEVA; encoded by the coding sequence ATGTGGACGTTACTGCCTCCCCAATCAGTTCCTAGATGCGAACTCGATGACGCCCAACGTGAAGCCAGTGAGCCTGTCGCAGGTGTCACTTGCGTACTGGGCGGGCCCGGCACGGGCAAGACGGTCACCCTCATCGAAAGCGTGGTGCGGCGCGTGCAGGAAGGCGCGTCCCTGTCAGAAATCGCCGTGCTCGCTGGCTCTCGACAAGCCGCCCAGCAATTGCGCAGAACGGTGATTGGGCGCATCGGCCAAGCGCAGACTCAACCGCTGTTCACCACGGTGCATGGCCTAGCCCTGGGGCTGCTTCGTCTGGCCGAACCATCCGACGAGCTCCCATGGGCGCTGCTGCGGGCGCCCGAGCAAGAGGAGCGCATCCGGGATCTGCTCGCGAACGGACGTGCCTCGTGGCCCGCATTGTTGCAGCCAGCCTTGGAAACTCGCGGCTTCGCCCGGCAACTTCGAGAGGTGCTCGCTCGAATCCGTCAGCGTTCGCTCGACGAGCACGATGTAGCTCGTCTCGCTGAGGAACGCCAGAGCCCGACGCTCGCTGCCATCGCCGACTTTCTCGACGAGTACCTCGCCGTCGGCGATCTCGCACAAACTCTCGACTACGCGGAGTTGGTATATCGCACCCGCCTAGTGCTCCACGATCCGGCTTTCAGTGGCATGGTGCGCGAACACATTCGTGAGGTATTCGTCGACGATGCACACGACCTTGACCCGGCGCAAACCGCTTTGCTTGGTGATCTCGCCATGCTCGGTATTCCCGTCACGGTCTTTGGCGATCCAGATCAGGTGGTGAGTGAGTTCCGCGGCGCCACCGCGCAGGGCATGTTGCAACTCACGGAACTCGAACCCTCACGGGTCATGTCACTCGTCCACGACCACCGCCACGCCGTCGATGTTGCGGAGAGCCTCAACGCGCTACGCGGGCGCATCGCTGCAGCCACGGCTCGCGCACCGCTCGTGCCGGTACGTAGCGAAAAGGGCGAGATCTGCGTCGAGTTGTGTTCATCGGAATCAGCGGAAGTGGCGCACGTCGCCGATGGCATCCGTCGGGTGGTGGCTTCAGGGGCGTCATGGTCCGACATCGCTGTCATCGCACGGGCTGGAAAGGCGCAGCTCATGCCGCTGACACGAGCGCTGCTCCGACTCGGCATTCCGGTGGAAGTTGCGGCCGACGAGTTGGTGCTCGCCGAAGACGAGGCGGTGGCGGCCCTGCTGGCGGCGCTGTGTTTGGCAGCGTCGAGCGACGCACCCACTGACGACCAGGCGCGAGCATTGGCGCTCTCGCCGTTGGTGGGGCTCGATGCCATCGCACTTCGACGCCTCGAACGCCACATCGATGGCGACGGGGTGTGGGCCAAGATGCTCGCCGCTGGCCCGGAAGGAGAATGGGCAATCGCCCGATCCGTGGCCGACACCGTGACGAACGTCTCCTTAGGCTTACAGAACGGCTGCAGTGTTGCGGATGCCTTGTGGGAACTGTGGTCGTGCACGAATTGGCCATCGGTGTTGCAGAAGGCGGCGCTCGACGGCAACAGACAGGCCAACCATCACCTCGATGCCGTGGTCGAGCTGTTCGAGCGGGCAGGGCACGAGCCGGTCCTGAGTGGCACCCCCGGCGTATGGAAATTTGCTCGCGACTTAGAAGGCCAAGAGATCCCCGCCGACACTGGCAGAGAATCCAGAATCACCGGCACCGGTGTGTTCGTCACTACAGCCCACCGGGCCAAGGGACGCGAATGGCAACACGTATGGGTGGTGGGCGTGCAAGAAGGGCGCTGGCCGCAGGCAGCCCCCGGCGGACAGCTCCTCGACCCGGGGCACTTACTCGATGGAGCACCGCGCACCATCGCGGAACATCTGCAAGAAGAGCGCCGACTCTTCTACCTTGCTTGCGCTCGGGCTTGCACTTCTCTACACGTGAGCGCCGTCGCTAGCAGCGATCTCCAACCCTCGCGGTTCCTTACCGAGCTGGGAGAACCGCTCGTCGAGGTCACAGGGTATCCTGCGCGTCCACTCACGGCGCAGGCCCTCGTCGGTGAGCTGCGGCAGGCCCTCGCAGACCCGGAACGCAGCACGGTTTTGCGCAGAGGAGCGGCGGCGCGATTGCAACATCTCGCTGCCGAAGGCATTGCGTCGGCGAACCCCGCCAACTGGTGGGGAGCGCCACAACGCCCACCGCTTGCTGATTACTCGGTCCTGCGTCTCAGCGGGTCTGCGCTCGAAGGCATTCTCACCTGTCCGCGCCAGTACTACCTGGCGCGACGAGCACGGGCCAAGCGCCCGTCGAACCAAGCAGCGAGTTTCGGCAGCCTCATCCACGAGGTCGCTCAGAGCGCCCAGACTGACAACCTCGATGCAACTGGCATGCGGGCGTTGCTTGACGAGCGCTGGAGCACCGTCGACTTCGCTGCCCCTTGGCAGGAAGTCAGCGAGCGGGTACAGGCCGAGGAGATGATCGACCGGCTCGCGGCATGGTTCCCCGAACAATCGGCAACGCTGCTCGGTGTGGAGCAAGGCTTCGAGGCTCGCGTCGAGGTGGAAGGGCGCGAGGTGCTCTTGCACGGCTTCGTTGACCGACTGGAGTTGATGCATACTGACGAAGGTCCGAAGCTTCGCATCCTGGATTTCAAAACAATGCGTTCGAAACCCCCTGCCAGTTCCGTTGCTGCCAACGTGCAGCTGGGGCTCTACCAGCTGGCTGCGCAATCGGGCGGGTTCGACGCTCTCGCGCCCGGTGTGCGCGAGGTGGCGTCAGCGGCGTTGGTGATGTTGCGAATCGATGCAGCGGGGTTGCCACTGGTGATGGAGCAGTCGTCGTTGACGGCGGCCCCGGCATTGCCGGACGAACCGCTCATGGTCGGCCCAACGTGGATGCATGATCGCATCGCATCGGCCAAAGCCGTGCTGGAGCTCGGCGAGTTTCCGGCGACGCCCGGTGATGCGTGCCGCATGTGTGAATTCCGCTCAGACTGCCCCGCGATTCAGGAGGTGGCGTAA
- a CDS encoding type IIA DNA topoisomerase subunit B gives MQVSQRKQQHSRDYEAKNLLVLEGLEAVRKRPAMYIGSTDTRGLMHCLWEIIDNAVDEALAGYGDRVRIKLERDGSIVVHDTARGIPVDTEPKTGLSGVEVVFTRLHAGGKFGNSSYNATGGLHGVGASVVNALASRLDVQVDRGGATWEMSFQRGVPGTFDGDGPSAPFTPASGLRKVGKVAKTKTGTRVRYWPDRQIFLADAELNVDHLRDRARQTAFLVPGLELIVEDHRTDEATNESFLFAGGITEFADYLAPDAALTEVLRLQGRDTFTETVPILDENGAMTPTDVERDLDVDIAVRWGTGYDTKLKSFVNIIATPKGGTHVSGFERGLTRAFTKSLDGTRILKAGEEVVKDDCLEGLTAVVTVRLAEPQFEGQTKEVLGTPPVSRLVAKIVEQEFSGFLQSTKPATRTIARQLMEKVVNASRTRVAARAHKENQRRKTALESSSMPPKLKDCRSTDVEATELFIVEGDSALGTANVARDSEYQALLPIRGKILNVQKASVGDMLKNAECASIIQVVGAGSGRSFDLDSIRYGKVIFMADADSDGAHIRTLLATLFFRYMRPMVEAGRVYSAVPPLHRFELVRPKRGYDKYIYTYTEQEYQRKLAELTKKGQVFKEPQRYKGLGEMDASQLKETTMDPRHRTLRRITVDDMEAAERVFEMLMGNDVAPRKEFIVDNAYTLDQERIDA, from the coding sequence GTGCAGGTTTCTCAGAGAAAGCAACAGCATTCGCGCGACTACGAGGCCAAGAACCTTCTTGTCCTCGAGGGGCTCGAAGCTGTCCGTAAGCGTCCAGCCATGTACATCGGTTCGACGGATACCCGCGGCCTCATGCATTGCCTGTGGGAAATCATCGATAACGCCGTCGACGAAGCACTCGCAGGTTACGGCGATCGCGTCCGCATCAAACTCGAACGCGACGGGTCCATCGTCGTGCACGACACCGCGCGAGGGATTCCCGTCGATACCGAACCGAAGACGGGCCTGAGCGGCGTCGAAGTGGTGTTTACCCGACTGCACGCGGGCGGTAAGTTCGGAAACTCGTCGTACAACGCCACGGGCGGCCTGCACGGCGTCGGCGCATCCGTGGTGAACGCGTTGGCATCCAGGCTCGACGTACAGGTTGATAGGGGAGGCGCAACCTGGGAGATGAGCTTTCAGCGTGGCGTGCCAGGCACCTTCGATGGCGACGGACCGAGCGCTCCCTTCACGCCGGCAAGTGGCCTTCGCAAGGTCGGTAAGGTTGCCAAAACAAAGACGGGCACACGGGTGCGGTACTGGCCTGACCGCCAGATTTTCCTCGCAGATGCCGAGCTCAACGTCGATCATCTCCGCGACCGTGCCCGCCAGACGGCATTCCTCGTGCCGGGGCTGGAACTCATCGTCGAAGACCACCGGACGGACGAAGCCACCAACGAGAGCTTCCTCTTCGCTGGCGGCATCACCGAGTTCGCTGACTACCTCGCCCCTGACGCGGCACTCACGGAAGTACTGCGCCTGCAGGGCCGCGACACCTTCACCGAGACCGTGCCGATTCTCGACGAGAATGGCGCCATGACTCCCACCGACGTCGAACGTGATCTTGACGTCGACATTGCTGTTCGGTGGGGCACCGGCTACGACACCAAGCTCAAATCGTTCGTGAACATCATCGCCACGCCCAAGGGCGGCACGCACGTATCAGGCTTCGAACGCGGCCTCACGCGAGCGTTCACCAAGTCGTTGGACGGCACCCGCATCCTCAAGGCAGGCGAGGAAGTGGTGAAAGATGACTGCCTGGAGGGCCTCACCGCGGTGGTTACGGTGCGCCTCGCCGAGCCCCAGTTTGAGGGCCAGACGAAGGAGGTGCTGGGTACTCCGCCCGTGTCGCGTCTCGTGGCGAAGATCGTCGAACAGGAGTTCTCTGGGTTCCTGCAGTCGACGAAACCCGCAACTCGTACCATCGCGCGTCAGCTCATGGAGAAAGTGGTCAACGCGTCGAGAACGCGCGTGGCCGCCCGCGCCCACAAGGAAAACCAGCGACGCAAGACGGCGCTCGAGTCATCGTCGATGCCGCCGAAGCTGAAGGACTGCCGTAGCACCGACGTGGAAGCCACCGAGCTGTTCATCGTCGAGGGCGACTCCGCGCTGGGTACCGCCAACGTCGCGCGCGACTCGGAGTATCAGGCGCTATTGCCCATCCGTGGCAAGATCCTCAACGTGCAGAAGGCATCTGTCGGCGACATGCTGAAGAATGCCGAGTGTGCGTCGATCATCCAGGTGGTAGGCGCAGGCTCGGGGCGCTCATTCGACCTCGACAGCATCCGCTACGGCAAGGTCATTTTCATGGCCGACGCCGACTCCGACGGCGCCCACATTCGCACGCTCCTGGCGACGCTGTTCTTCCGGTACATGCGCCCGATGGTAGAGGCCGGCCGAGTGTACTCCGCGGTGCCGCCGCTGCACCGCTTCGAGCTTGTTCGCCCGAAGCGCGGCTACGACAAATACATCTACACCTACACGGAGCAGGAGTACCAGCGGAAGCTCGCCGAACTGACGAAGAAGGGTCAGGTGTTCAAGGAGCCGCAGCGTTACAAGGGCCTCGGCGAGATGGACGCGTCGCAGCTCAAGGAAACGACGATGGACCCCCGCCATCGCACGCTGCGGCGCATCACCGTCGACGACATGGAAGCAGCCGAACGCGTGTTCGAGATGCTGATGGGCAACGACGTTGCACCCCGCAAGGAGTTCATCGTCGATAACGCCTACACGCTGGACCAGGAGCGCATCGACGCCTGA
- a CDS encoding toxic anion resistance protein, whose product MTDNPYADAEPTDALAIDFSAITGGSAPAKGTADTMLAEAAHEIAQAPSRELEVSPDEARLPGQGAGEFSCMTMLSPAQQQQAQEAAVQLMPKMLDNTQLLSDFGNQALEGVNMQVARIFKEIGPVEIPELTNMMQQINDSMRSFRKKYDPTIPQVRDAFNRFMDSVRGIFQRGHDIVEMLFEEAQTVEKQLNRIAGELTTRQREMRRNVVLCDELYKANEEAISQLIGTVAVMEAVRDQAVAALDQAVISPDDPNQRDVEEQRSRLSEFVSAMEVRINEFQQRLFVAWSTSPQVRNTRSLHYGLGQRLALMVNLTIPTMKLTIAQWGLLMQAEQAAKMQQVVADGANEVLTAYAQASGRAAGEISKTIQTPTLRPETILEVAVSLDDQAESMIQALEYGRGARQEVVDALLTAQTSISQSSSKLSNAVVELTKRAEEPLELPAIPDIPAPITAQAGQVMR is encoded by the coding sequence ATGACTGACAACCCCTACGCTGATGCCGAGCCCACCGACGCCCTCGCCATCGACTTCTCTGCGATCACCGGCGGCAGCGCACCCGCAAAGGGCACAGCCGACACCATGCTGGCCGAAGCCGCCCACGAGATCGCGCAGGCCCCGTCGCGTGAACTGGAGGTCTCACCCGACGAAGCACGCCTACCTGGGCAGGGAGCCGGTGAGTTCTCGTGCATGACGATGCTGAGCCCTGCCCAGCAGCAACAGGCGCAGGAGGCTGCCGTGCAGCTCATGCCGAAGATGCTCGACAATACCCAGCTGTTGAGCGATTTCGGCAACCAGGCTCTCGAAGGCGTCAACATGCAGGTGGCGCGCATCTTCAAGGAGATTGGCCCCGTCGAGATCCCCGAGCTGACCAACATGATGCAGCAGATCAACGATTCGATGCGTTCGTTCCGCAAGAAGTATGATCCGACGATCCCTCAGGTGCGCGACGCATTCAACCGGTTCATGGATTCGGTCCGGGGTATCTTCCAGCGCGGTCATGACATCGTCGAGATGCTGTTCGAAGAGGCCCAGACCGTTGAGAAGCAGCTCAACCGGATCGCGGGCGAGCTGACCACCCGCCAGCGGGAGATGCGCCGCAATGTGGTGCTGTGCGATGAGCTCTACAAGGCCAACGAAGAGGCCATCAGCCAGCTCATCGGCACCGTCGCCGTCATGGAGGCTGTACGCGATCAGGCCGTCGCTGCCCTCGATCAGGCCGTGATCAGCCCCGATGATCCCAACCAGCGGGACGTGGAAGAGCAGCGTTCTCGGCTCTCCGAGTTCGTCTCCGCGATGGAGGTGCGGATCAACGAGTTTCAGCAGCGGTTGTTCGTCGCATGGTCGACGAGCCCACAGGTGCGTAACACCCGCTCCCTGCACTACGGGCTCGGCCAGCGGCTGGCGCTCATGGTCAACCTCACTATCCCGACGATGAAGCTCACCATCGCGCAGTGGGGTCTGCTCATGCAGGCCGAACAGGCGGCGAAGATGCAGCAGGTGGTGGCCGATGGTGCCAACGAGGTGCTCACCGCCTACGCGCAGGCCTCAGGGCGAGCGGCTGGCGAAATCTCAAAGACCATCCAGACCCCCACGCTGCGCCCGGAGACCATCCTTGAGGTAGCGGTATCGCTCGACGATCAGGCAGAGTCGATGATCCAGGCCCTCGAGTATGGGCGCGGCGCACGCCAGGAGGTCGTCGACGCACTGCTCACGGCGCAGACGTCGATCTCGCAGTCGTCGAGCAAGCTCTCCAACGCGGTAGTCGAGCTGACGAAGCGCGCCGAAGAGCCGCTCGAGCTGCCCGCCATCCCCGACATCCCGGCGCCTATCACCGCGCAGGCGGGGCAGGTCATGCGCTGA